The Enterobacter pseudoroggenkampii genome contains the following window.
CTTGCGTCCCTGAGGTGACAGATAAATCACCTTTGCGCCTTCACCTGCCGCGGCTTTTGCTGTGTGAATGGCGTCCCGTAAGGGTTGCACCATCATTAGCATCCCCGGTCCGCCGCCGTAAGGACGATCGTCCACGGTACGGTGCCGGTCATGAGTAAAGTCACGAGGACTCCAGCTCTGGATGCTCAGCAGGCCATTCTTTACTGCCCGGCCAGTTACCCCGTAATCGGTAATCGCGCGGAACATTTCAGGAAACAGGCTAATTATGCCAATCCACATAGCGCCGTCTTTTACCGTTTATCCGGAGAATTTAAAAACCAGGATCCCAATCTACTTCAATGGTTTGAGTAGTGAGATCGACTTTCTTGATAACCTGTCCATCGAGGAACGGGACCAACCGCTCCTTGATGCCAAATGCATCTTTCAGGTTTGCCTTAATGACGAGAACGTCATTTGACCCGGTTTCCATCATATCGATGACTTTCCCCAGGCTGTAGCCTTCGGTAGTGACTACCTGGCAACCCATAAGGTCTTTCCAGTAGTAGTCGCCCTCTTCCAGCTGTGGCAACTGCGACGAATCCACGACAATTTCACAATTAGTCAGCGCATTCGCGGCATCACGATCGTCAACGCCTTTCAGCTTGATGATGATGTCCTGATTGTGGTGACGCCAGCTTTCCAGCTCGACCTCTTCCCACTTACCGCCTTTCTGGATAAACCAGG
Protein-coding sequences here:
- the rimM gene encoding ribosome maturation factor RimM (Essential for efficient processing of 16S rRNA), which codes for MMSNKVPVEPIVLGKMGSCYGIRGWLRVFSSTEDADSIFDYQPWFIQKGGKWEEVELESWRHHNQDIIIKLKGVDDRDAANALTNCEIVVDSSQLPQLEEGDYYWKDLMGCQVVTTEGYSLGKVIDMMETGSNDVLVIKANLKDAFGIKERLVPFLDGQVIKKVDLTTQTIEVDWDPGF